The Mycolicibacterium duvalii DNA window GGCCGGCCCACCCAGCCAGGACTGAGCGGTTTGATTCTCCAGCCGCTGGTCACGTAACCTTGAGCAGTTGTCTCCAGGGCCTGCCCCCGGCCGGCCGGAGAGCGGGATTGACGTCCCGCACCCAGACCCGCACGCACACCCACCGGTGATGCGCGCCCGCACGCGAGCAGAGGAAGACCAACGATGGCAGCGCAAACAGCCACGTACGCGATCGTGAAGACCGGCGGCAAGCAGTACAAGGTGGCGGCCGGCGACATCGTCAAGGTGGAGAAGCTCGACGCCGAGCCCGGTGCCTCGGTGTCCCTGCCCGTGGCTCTCGTGGTCGACGGCGCGAAGGTGACCACCGACGCCAAGGCGTTGGAGAAAGTGGCCGTCACCGGCGAGGTGCTCGAACACACCAAGGGTCCGAAGATCCGGATCCACAAGTTCAAGAACAAGACCGGTTATCACAAGCGCCAGGGCCATCGTCAGCAGCTGACGGTGCT harbors:
- the rplU gene encoding 50S ribosomal protein L21, whose protein sequence is MAAQTATYAIVKTGGKQYKVAAGDIVKVEKLDAEPGASVSLPVALVVDGAKVTTDAKALEKVAVTGEVLEHTKGPKIRIHKFKNKTGYHKRQGHRQQLTVLKVTGIK